The Megasphaera stantonii genome includes a window with the following:
- a CDS encoding CatB-related O-acetyltransferase, whose protein sequence is MNPEKIYPRTGDRETVYLKPVVTNPNIQIGEYTMYNDFVRDPRQFEKNNVLYHYPINRDSLRIGKFCSIACGAKFLFASANHTQASVSTYPFPIFFEEWDLDIGDVTSAWDYKGDIVIGNDVWIGYEAVVMAGVTIGDGAIIGARAVVTKDVPPYTIVGGVPAREIRRRFSDDVIARLLELKWCDWPAERIQRNIKNIQAGRLNLLL, encoded by the coding sequence ATGAACCCGGAGAAAATCTATCCCCGTACGGGAGATAGGGAGACTGTCTACTTAAAGCCTGTCGTAACGAATCCCAACATACAAATCGGTGAGTACACGATGTATAACGATTTCGTTCGCGATCCGAGGCAGTTTGAAAAGAACAACGTCTTATATCACTATCCGATAAACAGAGATTCGCTGCGGATAGGCAAGTTTTGTTCTATTGCCTGCGGCGCCAAGTTTTTATTTGCCAGCGCCAACCATACGCAGGCGTCTGTATCTACGTATCCTTTTCCCATCTTTTTTGAAGAATGGGATTTGGATATAGGCGATGTGACGTCGGCCTGGGACTATAAGGGAGACATCGTCATAGGAAATGACGTGTGGATTGGCTACGAGGCCGTCGTCATGGCCGGCGTGACGATTGGCGACGGCGCGATTATCGGCGCGCGGGCTGTCGTGACGAAGGACGTGCCGCCGTATACGATTGTCGGCGGCGTTCCGGCTAGGGAAATTCGCCGGCGGTTTTCGGATGATGTGATTGCCCGGCTGCTGGAACTCAAATGGTGTGACTGGCCGGCAGAGCGGATTCAACGAAATATAAAGAATATACAAGCCGGTCGGTTGAACTTGCTGCTGTAA
- a CDS encoding ATP-dependent helicase: protein MMDLLQGLNDAQRQAVTTTEGCVRVIAGAGSGKTRALSYRFAFLVNELGIVPGHILCVTFTNKSAAEMRRRIHNLTGDNDTGYVNTFHGFCVSVLQEDCHAVQYPKNFLVLDNADIDAMLQMIYEERGLTLRNMTFSAARDMIEMRKLVHEPEYYADMITMSLERLKRKYDEAASAADIIFYGYLYQEKKCFGLDYNDLIKFSLYIFKEHDDIRLKWQRRLEYIMIDEFQDIDLLQYELMSVLWGYHKNLFIVGDPDQTIYTWRGANVKYLLEFDKAFPGTKTIVMMDNYRSTPQILAAANALIDNNVCRMAKSLRPTLPDGDAVVCHFAESPQAEGLWMAGRMKALRERGVPYKDMAVLYRAHYVTRTVEEALLKEHIPYVIYSGVQFFSRKEIKDALSYLRIIAYKDDLSFRRIANVPKRNLGKRRMAFLQEYADTRGCSLYEALVETMDDGLFKGTKARQFAALVESFAAEYEGRPVSEVLSAILDTSGYEKVLRTEGSQERLDNLAELKQAVYEYETTCGEEVTLEHYLSHVALLTNADAAPDDDKVKLMTVHAAKGLEFPYVFLCGLNEGIFPSRKVRTMQAMEEERRLAFVALTRAERGLYLSEADGQHFDGAVRYPSRFILDMGPDVLAYDNPPPDSLVRATRDYIEYSSKYWPDREGERTFASGQRVRHAVFGEGTVIDADMDRQAYVVQFDAMDTARMISFRVKLKAL, encoded by the coding sequence ATGATGGATTTGCTGCAGGGGCTGAACGACGCCCAGCGTCAGGCCGTGACGACGACGGAGGGCTGCGTGCGGGTCATCGCCGGCGCCGGCTCGGGCAAGACGCGGGCCTTGTCGTACCGGTTTGCCTTTTTAGTCAACGAGCTGGGCATCGTGCCGGGCCACATCCTCTGCGTCACCTTTACCAACAAGTCGGCGGCGGAAATGCGCCGGCGCATCCACAACCTGACAGGCGACAACGACACGGGCTACGTCAATACGTTCCACGGCTTCTGCGTATCGGTCCTGCAGGAAGACTGCCACGCCGTCCAGTATCCCAAGAATTTTCTCGTCCTCGATAATGCCGATATCGACGCCATGCTCCAGATGATTTACGAGGAACGGGGGCTCACGCTGCGCAATATGACCTTTTCCGCTGCCCGGGATATGATAGAAATGCGTAAGCTCGTCCATGAGCCGGAGTATTACGCTGACATGATTACGATGTCCCTGGAGCGGCTGAAACGGAAGTACGACGAAGCCGCGTCGGCTGCGGATATCATCTTCTACGGCTACTTGTACCAGGAAAAGAAATGCTTCGGCCTCGATTACAACGACCTCATCAAGTTTTCCCTGTATATTTTCAAGGAACACGACGACATCCGGCTGAAATGGCAGCGGCGGCTGGAGTACATCATGATCGATGAATTTCAGGATATCGACCTGCTCCAATACGAGCTCATGAGCGTATTGTGGGGCTATCACAAGAATTTGTTCATCGTCGGCGACCCGGACCAGACGATTTATACGTGGCGCGGCGCCAACGTGAAGTATCTCCTCGAGTTTGACAAAGCTTTCCCAGGGACGAAGACCATCGTAATGATGGATAATTACCGCTCGACGCCTCAGATTTTGGCGGCGGCCAACGCCCTCATCGACAACAACGTGTGCCGCATGGCCAAGTCTCTCAGGCCGACCTTGCCTGACGGCGACGCCGTGGTCTGTCATTTTGCCGAAAGCCCCCAGGCCGAAGGGCTGTGGATGGCTGGGCGCATGAAGGCCTTGCGCGAACGAGGCGTGCCTTACAAGGACATGGCCGTCCTGTACCGGGCCCATTACGTGACGCGGACTGTGGAGGAAGCGCTGTTGAAGGAACACATACCCTACGTCATATACAGCGGCGTCCAGTTTTTTAGCCGCAAGGAAATCAAGGATGCTCTCAGCTATTTGCGCATCATCGCCTATAAAGACGACCTGTCTTTCCGGCGGATCGCCAACGTGCCGAAGCGCAATCTGGGCAAGCGGCGCATGGCCTTTCTGCAGGAATACGCCGACACCCGCGGCTGCTCCCTGTACGAAGCGCTGGTCGAAACGATGGACGACGGCCTGTTTAAGGGGACGAAGGCCCGCCAGTTCGCAGCGCTCGTCGAGTCCTTTGCCGCCGAGTACGAGGGCCGGCCCGTGTCGGAGGTCCTGTCGGCAATCCTTGATACCAGCGGCTACGAGAAAGTCCTTCGTACCGAAGGCAGCCAGGAGCGGCTGGACAACCTGGCCGAACTCAAGCAGGCCGTGTACGAGTATGAAACGACGTGCGGCGAGGAAGTCACGCTGGAGCATTATTTGTCCCACGTGGCCTTGCTTACCAACGCCGACGCCGCGCCGGATGACGACAAGGTCAAGCTCATGACGGTTCACGCCGCCAAGGGGCTGGAATTTCCCTACGTATTCCTGTGCGGTCTGAACGAAGGCATTTTCCCGTCGCGGAAGGTGCGGACGATGCAAGCCATGGAAGAAGAACGGCGGCTGGCCTTCGTAGCCCTGACGCGGGCCGAAAGGGGCTTATATTTGTCCGAAGCAGACGGGCAGCACTTCGACGGCGCAGTCCGCTATCCGTCGCGGTTTATCCTGGATATGGGCCCGGATGTGCTGGCGTATGACAATCCGCCGCCGGACAGCCTCGTCCGGGCGACTCGGGACTACATCGAGTACAGCAGCAAATACTGGCCTGACCGGGAGGGCGAAAGGACCTTTGCGTCAGGACAGCGGGTACGGCACGCCGTCTTCGGCGAGGGGACCGTCATCGACGCCGATATGGACCGGCAAGCCTACGTCGTGCAGTTCGATGCCATGGACACGGCGCGGATGATTTCGTTCCGCGTGAAGCTGAAAGCCCTGTAA
- a CDS encoding methionine ABC transporter permease — protein sequence MSQEIINLMLQGIQETVFMVAVATIIAAIIGIPLGITLVTTSRGHILENRFINQILGTIVNIIRSIPFIILMVAIIPLTRIIAGTSIGTTAACVPLTIVAIPFLSRLVETSIRDVDFGLVEAAESMGATPFQIIRKVLIPEALPTIINNITVLIVNLIGASAMAGAIGGGGLGDIAIRYGYQRFRADVMLATIIILIVGVNLIQACGDFASRKKNKK from the coding sequence ATGTCCCAAGAAATCATTAATTTAATGCTCCAAGGCATTCAGGAAACTGTTTTCATGGTCGCCGTCGCGACGATCATCGCCGCTATCATCGGTATTCCCCTCGGCATTACGCTGGTCACGACCAGCCGGGGCCATATTCTGGAAAACCGCTTTATCAATCAGATACTGGGCACCATCGTCAACATCATCCGCTCGATTCCCTTTATCATCCTCATGGTCGCCATCATTCCTCTGACCCGCATCATCGCCGGCACGTCCATCGGCACGACGGCGGCCTGCGTGCCCCTGACCATCGTGGCCATTCCCTTTTTGAGCCGCCTCGTTGAAACGTCTATCCGCGACGTCGACTTCGGCCTCGTCGAAGCCGCGGAATCCATGGGCGCCACGCCCTTCCAGATCATCCGCAAGGTCCTCATTCCCGAAGCCCTGCCGACGATCATCAACAACATTACGGTCCTCATCGTCAACCTCATCGGCGCTTCGGCCATGGCCGGCGCAATCGGCGGCGGCGGCCTCGGCGACATCGCTATCCGCTACGGCTACCAGCGCTTCCGCGCCGACGTCATGCTGGCGACGATCATCATCCTCATCGTAGGCGTCAACCTCATCCAGGCCTGCGGCGACTTCGCCTCGCGCAAGAAAAATAAAAAATAA
- a CDS encoding methionine ABC transporter ATP-binding protein has product MIKLENITKTYDGKAQVHALKGVNLTIEDGEIFGIIGKSGAGKSTLVRCINMLERPTSGNVIIDEKNLTNMTDAQLRAERKHIGMIFQHFNLLSSRTVFDNIAFPLELIGASKEAIQKKVADLLELVGLTDRQFNYPAQLSGGQKQRVGIARALASDPNILLCDEATSALDPQTTKSILELLKDINQRLGITIVIITHEMAVIKEICNRVAVIEGGVIKEAGRVVDVFTNPQSQTMKDFVKSVINMELPAGIAKMGITDQPAPGYDMLVRLRFKGAATNEPVVASVVQRFHTYVSVLYGNIDYIQDEPFGYLIVVIMGSMEQQAKAFEYIKELPIGSEVLGYVPRNH; this is encoded by the coding sequence GTGATAAAACTGGAAAACATTACCAAAACCTACGACGGCAAGGCCCAGGTCCACGCCCTCAAAGGCGTCAACCTGACCATTGAAGACGGCGAAATCTTCGGCATTATCGGCAAGAGCGGCGCCGGCAAATCGACCCTCGTCCGCTGCATCAACATGCTCGAACGGCCGACGAGCGGCAACGTCATCATCGACGAAAAGAACCTGACGAACATGACCGACGCCCAGCTGCGGGCGGAACGCAAGCATATCGGCATGATATTTCAGCATTTCAACCTGCTCTCGTCGCGGACGGTCTTCGACAACATCGCCTTCCCCCTGGAGCTCATCGGCGCATCGAAGGAAGCCATCCAGAAAAAAGTCGCCGACCTTTTGGAATTAGTCGGACTGACGGACCGGCAGTTCAACTACCCGGCCCAGCTGTCGGGCGGCCAGAAGCAGCGCGTCGGCATCGCCCGGGCCCTGGCCAGCGACCCGAACATCCTCCTGTGCGACGAAGCCACGTCGGCCCTGGACCCGCAGACGACGAAATCCATCCTCGAGCTGCTCAAGGACATTAACCAGCGCCTTGGCATTACCATCGTCATCATTACCCACGAAATGGCGGTTATCAAAGAAATCTGCAACCGCGTCGCCGTCATCGAAGGCGGCGTCATCAAGGAAGCAGGCCGCGTCGTCGACGTCTTTACCAATCCCCAGTCCCAGACGATGAAGGACTTCGTCAAATCGGTTATCAACATGGAGCTGCCCGCCGGCATCGCCAAGATGGGCATTACGGACCAGCCTGCGCCGGGCTACGATATGCTCGTCCGCCTGCGCTTCAAGGGAGCCGCTACGAACGAACCTGTCGTCGCATCGGTCGTACAACGCTTCCACACCTACGTCAGCGTCCTCTACGGCAACATCGACTACATTCAGGACGAACCTTTCGGCTATCTCATCGTCGTCATCATGGGTTCTATGGAACAACAGGCAAAAGCATTTGAATATATTAAAGAATTACCTATTGGAAGCGAGGTTTTAGGATATGTCCCAAGAAATCATTAA
- a CDS encoding response regulator transcription factor yields the protein MKHILIIEDDKGIAELEKDYLEANGFAVSIEVDGIKGQEQALRQPFDLILLDIMLPGQDGFQICRHIREHKNIPVLLVSAKQEDIDKIRGLGLGADDYIVKPFSPNELVARVKAHLARYDRLTARETSKSVLQYGDLEIDESARRVFIAGKEIALANKEFELLLFLAKNPDMVFSKETLFDRVWGTESLGETATVSVHVNRIRDKIETDSAKPKYIETVWGAGYRFRSR from the coding sequence ATGAAGCATATACTGATCATTGAAGACGATAAAGGCATTGCCGAATTGGAAAAGGACTATCTGGAAGCCAACGGCTTCGCCGTGTCCATTGAAGTGGACGGCATCAAGGGGCAGGAGCAGGCGCTGCGGCAGCCCTTCGATTTGATTTTGCTGGACATCATGCTGCCCGGCCAGGACGGCTTCCAGATTTGCCGCCATATTCGCGAACATAAAAATATCCCCGTCCTCCTCGTGTCGGCCAAGCAGGAAGATATCGACAAGATACGGGGCTTGGGACTGGGCGCAGACGACTACATCGTAAAGCCCTTCAGCCCCAACGAGCTCGTCGCCCGCGTCAAGGCCCACCTGGCCCGCTATGACAGGCTGACGGCCCGGGAGACGTCGAAGAGCGTCCTCCAGTACGGCGACCTGGAAATCGACGAGTCGGCGCGGCGGGTTTTCATCGCCGGCAAGGAAATAGCGCTGGCCAATAAGGAGTTTGAGCTCCTCTTGTTCCTGGCGAAAAATCCCGACATGGTATTCAGCAAGGAGACGCTCTTTGACCGCGTCTGGGGCACCGAATCCCTGGGCGAAACGGCGACCGTATCGGTCCACGTCAACCGCATTCGCGACAAGATAGAAACAGATTCGGCTAAGCCGAAGTATATCGAAACGGTGTGGGGCGCAGGCTATCGGTTCCGCTCGCGATAA
- a CDS encoding sensor histidine kinase → MIAIPVAFTLVVSIAIFLGLHFGNINRAAAISFLWPESNGPTLSVQFELSRLCVRADWYNGGMGRLMQTSDHLEDQGLTVAISQQGRILYATEHTDPWATIGEAYRRSPGSGAALNWSDEGIAFHYTSPETGVAVAVVGPVQLRKHGGIWDLSSKNIVKVAFVVLAVLAVLVTIAVGLFLSRLLARQIVRPVEEMRNIAEDISRGNLDHPVVADGNDEISQTCRAFETMRKELKASREMRDAYDKNRKELIAGISHDLATPLTRIEGYASGLKDGIADTAEKRRHYVAMILDTSKMMTRLVRTLFLFSKFDLGQVEFCWENVDLCGYLEDYTGEQAEHFRHQGLDISYKASVDEAVVAMDRTHFQRVVENIIGNSVKYKDGDEGHLSISLDAAGDGAVRLTFADDGRGVGENDLPKLFDSFYRTDKARSNVAKGSGLGLAVAKQIIDEMKGKIWADQTQPKGLTICIELPVQKEGNHHEAYTDH, encoded by the coding sequence ATGATAGCCATTCCCGTGGCCTTTACTCTCGTCGTCAGCATCGCTATTTTTTTAGGCCTTCATTTCGGCAACATCAACAGGGCGGCGGCCATTTCCTTTCTCTGGCCGGAGAGCAACGGCCCGACCTTATCGGTGCAGTTTGAGCTGAGCCGCCTCTGCGTCCGCGCCGACTGGTATAACGGAGGAATGGGCCGGCTCATGCAGACGAGCGACCATTTGGAAGATCAGGGCCTTACGGTAGCGATTTCCCAGCAAGGACGAATCCTGTATGCGACGGAACATACGGACCCGTGGGCGACGATCGGCGAAGCGTACCGGCGCAGCCCGGGCAGCGGCGCGGCTCTCAACTGGTCGGACGAGGGCATCGCCTTCCATTATACGTCGCCTGAGACGGGCGTAGCCGTAGCCGTCGTCGGGCCGGTACAGCTGCGTAAGCACGGCGGCATTTGGGACCTCAGCTCGAAGAATATCGTAAAGGTTGCCTTTGTCGTCTTAGCCGTATTAGCAGTCCTCGTGACGATTGCCGTAGGTCTTTTCTTATCGCGCCTGCTGGCCCGGCAAATCGTCCGGCCTGTAGAGGAAATGCGGAACATCGCCGAAGACATCAGCCGGGGCAATCTGGATCACCCCGTCGTCGCCGACGGAAACGACGAAATCAGCCAGACCTGCCGGGCCTTTGAAACGATGCGCAAAGAACTGAAGGCGTCGCGGGAAATGAGGGACGCCTACGACAAGAACCGCAAGGAGCTCATCGCCGGCATTTCCCACGACCTGGCGACGCCCCTGACCCGCATCGAAGGCTATGCCAGCGGCTTGAAGGACGGCATTGCCGATACGGCGGAAAAGCGCCGCCATTACGTCGCCATGATTTTGGATACGTCGAAGATGATGACCCGCCTGGTGCGGACGCTGTTCCTCTTTTCCAAGTTTGATTTGGGACAGGTGGAATTCTGCTGGGAAAACGTAGACCTGTGCGGCTATTTGGAAGACTATACGGGCGAGCAGGCCGAGCATTTCCGCCATCAGGGACTGGACATTTCTTATAAGGCCTCTGTAGACGAGGCTGTCGTGGCTATGGACCGGACCCACTTCCAGCGTGTCGTGGAAAATATCATCGGCAACAGCGTAAAATATAAAGACGGCGACGAAGGCCATTTATCCATATCCCTGGACGCTGCCGGAGACGGCGCCGTACGGCTGACCTTTGCCGACGACGGCCGCGGCGTAGGCGAAAACGACCTGCCTAAGCTGTTCGATTCGTTTTATAGGACCGACAAGGCCCGCAGCAACGTGGCTAAAGGAAGCGGCCTGGGCCTGGCCGTAGCCAAGCAGATCATCGACGAAATGAAAGGGAAGATTTGGGCCGATCAGACCCAGCCCAAGGGACTGACGATCTGCATCGAGCTGCCTGTACAAAAGGAAGGAAACCATCATGAAGCATATACTGATCATTGA
- a CDS encoding NAD-dependent epimerase/dehydratase family protein — translation MNILVTGGAGFIGSHLVRKLLSMGHDVLVVDDLRGGLRTNVPEGAGFVCLDINSPMLLDVMDRGRFQAVVHLAAQTRVDVSIKDPYGDTRDNVMGTVNVLECARKTGVQRVVFASSAAVYGDPPETDLPLSEDYRLSPLSFYGLSKATIESYLRLYHKWYGLEYVVLRFANVYGERAEVGGEGGVVNVFAKRAACDLDITVYGDGSQSRDYIYVGDIANGIVCALTTEQADEVYHLSTGREASLLDVLAELRRASGKELTPNFARTRSGDIYRSVLSNEKARRLLGWEPYMKLKDGIILTYQYAAGQGGR, via the coding sequence ATGAACATACTCGTTACCGGCGGCGCCGGATTTATTGGTTCGCATCTCGTACGCAAGCTGCTGTCTATGGGACACGACGTCCTCGTCGTCGACGATCTGCGCGGCGGCCTGCGGACGAACGTGCCCGAAGGAGCCGGCTTCGTCTGCCTGGATATCAACAGCCCGATGCTGCTCGACGTCATGGACCGAGGGCGGTTTCAAGCTGTCGTCCATCTGGCGGCCCAGACCCGCGTCGACGTGTCCATCAAGGATCCCTACGGCGATACGAGGGACAACGTCATGGGCACGGTCAACGTATTGGAATGCGCCCGCAAGACCGGCGTGCAGCGCGTCGTCTTCGCTTCGTCGGCAGCCGTATACGGCGACCCGCCGGAAACAGACTTGCCCTTGTCGGAAGACTATCGGCTGTCGCCCTTGTCCTTTTACGGCCTGAGCAAGGCGACGATCGAATCGTACCTGCGCCTGTATCATAAGTGGTACGGACTGGAATACGTCGTCCTGCGCTTTGCCAACGTCTACGGCGAACGGGCCGAAGTCGGCGGCGAAGGCGGCGTCGTCAACGTATTCGCCAAACGGGCGGCCTGCGACCTGGACATTACGGTATACGGCGACGGCAGCCAGTCGCGGGATTACATCTACGTCGGCGATATTGCCAACGGCATCGTCTGCGCCTTGACGACGGAGCAGGCTGACGAAGTATACCACCTGAGCACGGGACGGGAAGCGTCGCTCCTGGACGTGCTGGCCGAGCTGCGCCGGGCTTCGGGTAAAGAGCTGACGCCGAATTTTGCCAGGACGCGGAGCGGCGATATATACCGCTCCGTATTATCGAATGAAAAAGCCCGCCGCCTTCTGGGCTGGGAGCCGTACATGAAACTGAAAGACGGCATTATCCTGACATATCAGTATGCTGCGGGACAAGGGGGACGATGA
- a CDS encoding EamA family transporter produces the protein MWALLALGSAVFAALTTILAKIGIEGVNSHVATAIRTAVALVMAFGMVSLTGNWDGFGGISRKGWLFLILSGLATGASWLCYYKALQLGDVSKVVPIDKLSVVITLLLAFILFHEMASLKVVVGAVLITIGTLLMVL, from the coding sequence ATGTGGGCGCTGTTAGCCCTAGGGTCGGCTGTGTTTGCGGCTCTGACGACGATCCTGGCAAAAATCGGCATCGAAGGTGTAAATTCCCATGTGGCGACGGCTATTCGGACGGCCGTGGCCTTAGTCATGGCCTTCGGCATGGTCTCCTTGACGGGAAACTGGGACGGTTTCGGCGGCATCAGCCGGAAGGGCTGGCTCTTTCTCATCCTGTCGGGCCTGGCGACGGGGGCGTCGTGGCTTTGTTATTACAAGGCGTTGCAGCTGGGCGACGTGTCCAAGGTCGTGCCCATCGACAAGCTGAGCGTCGTCATTACCCTGCTCCTGGCCTTTATCCTGTTTCACGAAATGGCGTCGCTAAAAGTCGTCGTCGGCGCAGTCCTCATCACCATAGGGACGCTGCTCATGGTACTATAA
- a CDS encoding flavodoxin family protein: MKAMVLYYSKTGHTQKMAEIIAQGMERVQGVQAKACSIDDLDEAWAAESKCIVLGSPIYFASVCADVKSWLEGPCKKCQLAGKLGGAFATMDYLHGGGDLGIRLILDHMMVHGMMTYSGGGSCGAPVIHLGPVALSKDLDGSRETFLTYGERMAAKAVELFGA; encoded by the coding sequence ATGAAAGCAATGGTACTGTATTACTCTAAAACGGGCCACACGCAGAAGATGGCCGAAATCATCGCCCAGGGCATGGAACGGGTACAGGGCGTCCAGGCCAAAGCCTGCTCTATCGACGATTTGGACGAAGCGTGGGCTGCCGAAAGCAAATGCATCGTCCTGGGCTCGCCTATTTATTTCGCCAGCGTCTGCGCCGACGTCAAGTCCTGGCTCGAAGGGCCATGCAAGAAATGCCAGCTCGCCGGCAAGCTGGGCGGAGCCTTCGCGACGATGGATTATCTCCACGGCGGCGGCGACCTGGGCATCCGCCTCATCCTCGACCACATGATGGTCCACGGCATGATGACCTATTCCGGCGGCGGCTCCTGCGGCGCGCCGGTCATTCACCTGGGGCCTGTAGCCCTGAGCAAGGATCTGGATGGCAGCCGGGAAACCTTCCTGACCTACGGCGAACGCATGGCGGCTAAGGCCGTCGAATTATTCGGAGCCTGA
- a CDS encoding DEAD/DEAH box helicase, whose amino-acid sequence MLEKFQTLQISDVILNALNEMGFEEPTPIQANAIPVAMSGCDMIGQAQTGTGKTAAYGIPVLEKILASEPSKEIQAVVLSPTRELAMQVAEELNHLAQFTHIQALPIYGGQDMERQLRRLRKSPQIVVATPGRLIDHMKRGTISLSHISTIVLDEADEMLDMGFIEDINLIMAATPSTRQTLLFSATMPKPIQQLAETFLHDPQIVRMKAKEVTIDLIEQSYIEVPDRQKFDILCRLLDLQEPDLAIIFVRTKRRVDELSEALKKRGYSAEGIHGDLTQAKRDTVIRQFREKTIDILVATDVAARGLDISGVTHVFNYDLPQDPESYVHRVGRTGRAGQSGEATTFVIPREIDHLRAIERLIKRRIARRKAPTFSEALEGAQQAAIRRLVAATEDDNYSIYRANAEELLTHFDSVALLSAAIKLLTKEPDTTPVNITEEAPLRVHRSRRPYGDKNRRRDYRHDRSDRNDRSERNDRSERSGDYRSGNTKRRHFAPRKQNDNASGTFRRSGEKKVRKEPNRSVFKPYFKD is encoded by the coding sequence ATGTTAGAAAAATTTCAAACCTTACAAATTAGCGACGTCATTCTCAACGCCTTAAACGAAATGGGCTTTGAAGAACCGACGCCGATTCAGGCAAACGCCATCCCCGTCGCCATGTCGGGCTGCGATATGATCGGCCAGGCACAGACCGGCACGGGCAAAACGGCAGCCTACGGCATTCCCGTATTAGAAAAAATATTAGCGTCCGAGCCGTCGAAGGAAATACAGGCCGTCGTCCTGTCGCCGACGCGCGAGCTGGCCATGCAGGTCGCCGAAGAGCTCAACCACCTGGCCCAGTTCACCCACATCCAGGCCCTGCCGATTTACGGCGGTCAGGATATGGAACGGCAGCTGCGCCGCCTGCGCAAATCGCCGCAGATCGTCGTCGCCACGCCGGGCCGCCTCATCGACCACATGAAGCGCGGCACCATCAGCCTGAGCCATATTTCGACGATCGTCCTTGACGAAGCCGACGAAATGCTGGACATGGGCTTCATCGAAGACATCAACCTCATCATGGCCGCCACGCCCAGCACCCGTCAGACCCTGCTGTTCTCGGCTACCATGCCCAAGCCCATTCAGCAGCTGGCGGAAACCTTCCTCCACGACCCGCAGATCGTCCGCATGAAGGCCAAGGAAGTAACTATCGACCTCATCGAGCAGTCCTACATCGAAGTGCCGGACCGCCAGAAGTTCGACATCCTCTGCCGCCTTCTCGACCTGCAGGAGCCGGATTTGGCCATCATCTTCGTCCGCACCAAGCGCCGCGTCGACGAGCTGTCCGAAGCCCTGAAAAAGCGCGGCTATTCCGCCGAAGGCATTCACGGCGACCTGACCCAAGCTAAACGGGACACGGTCATCCGCCAGTTCCGGGAAAAGACCATCGATATCCTCGTCGCCACCGACGTCGCCGCCCGCGGCCTCGACATCAGCGGCGTCACCCACGTATTCAACTACGATTTGCCCCAGGACCCGGAAAGCTATGTCCACCGTGTCGGCCGTACAGGCCGGGCCGGCCAGAGCGGCGAAGCGACGACCTTCGTCATTCCCCGCGAAATCGACCACCTGCGGGCCATCGAACGGCTCATCAAACGGCGCATCGCCCGCCGCAAGGCCCCGACCTTCTCGGAAGCCCTGGAAGGAGCCCAGCAGGCGGCTATCCGCCGTCTCGTCGCCGCGACAGAAGACGACAACTACAGCATCTACCGGGCCAACGCCGAAGAGCTTCTCACCCACTTCGACTCCGTCGCCCTCTTGTCGGCAGCCATCAAGCTGCTCACGAAGGAGCCGGACACGACGCCGGTCAACATTACGGAAGAAGCGCCCCTGCGCGTCCACCGCTCCCGCCGTCCCTACGGCGACAAAAACCGCCGCCGCGACTATCGTCACGACCGCAGCGACCGGAACGACCGTTCCGAACGAAACGACCGAAGCGAACGCAGCGGAGACTATCGAAGCGGCAATACGAAACGCCGTCACTTCGCGCCGCGGAAGCAAAACGACAACGCGTCGGGAACGTTCCGCCGCAGCGGCGAAAAGAAGGTCCGTAAGGAGCCGAACCGCTCCGTGTTCAAGCCCTATTTTAAAGACTAA